A DNA window from Streptomyces sp. CA-278952 contains the following coding sequences:
- a CDS encoding aminotransferase class V-fold PLP-dependent enzyme — protein sequence MSVPTAALDSSVCAPLPVLGQNVTVPLVTGGEVTYAALDYAASAPALQRVWDDVAAYAPYYGSVHRGAGYLSQLSTDLFENSRRTVAEFLGCRAEDQVVFTRSTTDSLNLLAAAIPAGCQVFVYETEHHASLLPWRDAQVTYLDAPRTPAQAVETLERALADRDPYGPALVCVTGASNVTGELWPVRELAAAAHAHGARIVLDAAQLAPHHPVDIAELDVDWVAFSGHKLYAPFGSGVLAGRADWLQAAEPYLAGGGASRKVARRADGGVDVDWHTTAARHEAGSPNVIGVYSIASACKALTEAGFEGLVAREQELVGRVREGLAEVPEVRVLSLFGDDAPRVGVISFVVRGWNSSHFAAALSAEYGIGVRDGLFCAHPLVRTLLGSDPQDPGECGAPEAEPGERSLNAIRVSFGAGTPDEHIERFLRAVSELVREGARWNYRTEDGRCVPDRGEAAQVYTS from the coding sequence ATGTCTGTCCCCACCGCTGCCCTCGACTCGTCGGTTTGTGCCCCACTGCCCGTTCTGGGGCAGAACGTCACGGTCCCGCTCGTCACCGGCGGTGAGGTCACCTACGCCGCGCTCGACTACGCCGCCAGCGCCCCGGCCCTCCAGCGGGTCTGGGACGACGTCGCCGCGTACGCCCCGTACTACGGCAGCGTCCACCGCGGCGCCGGCTACCTCTCGCAGCTCTCCACCGACCTCTTCGAGAACAGCCGCCGCACGGTCGCGGAGTTCCTCGGCTGCCGCGCGGAGGACCAGGTGGTCTTCACCCGCTCCACGACCGACTCCCTCAACCTGCTGGCCGCCGCGATCCCCGCCGGCTGCCAGGTCTTCGTCTACGAGACCGAGCACCACGCGTCCCTGCTGCCCTGGCGCGACGCCCAGGTCACCTACCTCGACGCACCCCGCACCCCGGCCCAGGCCGTCGAGACCCTGGAGCGCGCGCTCGCCGACCGCGACCCCTACGGCCCCGCCCTCGTCTGCGTCACCGGCGCGTCCAACGTGACCGGCGAGCTGTGGCCGGTGCGGGAACTGGCCGCCGCCGCCCACGCGCACGGCGCCCGGATCGTCCTGGACGCCGCGCAGCTCGCCCCGCACCACCCCGTGGACATCGCCGAACTGGACGTCGACTGGGTCGCGTTCTCCGGCCACAAGCTGTACGCGCCCTTCGGCTCCGGTGTCCTGGCCGGCCGCGCCGACTGGCTCCAGGCCGCCGAGCCGTACCTCGCCGGCGGCGGCGCGTCCCGCAAGGTCGCCCGGCGCGCCGACGGCGGCGTGGACGTCGACTGGCACACCACGGCCGCCCGCCACGAGGCCGGTTCGCCGAACGTCATCGGCGTCTACTCCATCGCCTCCGCCTGCAAGGCCCTGACCGAGGCCGGCTTCGAGGGCCTGGTCGCCCGGGAGCAGGAGCTGGTGGGCCGGGTCCGCGAGGGGCTCGCCGAGGTGCCCGAGGTGCGGGTGCTCTCGCTGTTCGGCGACGACGCCCCCCGGGTCGGCGTCATCTCCTTCGTGGTGCGCGGCTGGAACAGCTCGCACTTCGCCGCCGCCCTCTCCGCCGAGTACGGCATCGGCGTGCGCGACGGCCTCTTCTGCGCCCACCCGCTGGTGCGCACCCTGCTCGGCAGCGACCCGCAGGACCCGGGCGAGTGCGGCGCGCCGGAGGCCGAGCCGGGCGAGCGATCCCTCAACGCGATCCGCGTCAGCTTCGGCGCCGGTACGCCCGACGAGCACATCGAGCGGTTCCTTCGCGCGGTCTCCGAGCTGGTCCGTGAGGGCGCCCGGTGGAACTACCGCACCGAGGACGGCCGCTGCGTCCCGGACCGCGGCGAAGCCGCCCAGGTCTACACGTCCTGA
- a CDS encoding Lrp/AsnC family transcriptional regulator translates to MITAIVLIKTSVDRIPEIAEAIAALDSVSEVFSVTGTYDLIAMVRVARHDDLADVIPGRISKIPGVEGTDTHVAFRTYSQHDLEAAFAIGLDA, encoded by the coding sequence GTGATCACCGCGATCGTGCTCATCAAGACCAGCGTGGACCGGATTCCGGAGATCGCCGAGGCCATCGCCGCGCTGGACAGTGTCAGCGAGGTCTTCTCCGTCACCGGCACCTACGACCTGATCGCCATGGTCCGGGTCGCCAGGCACGACGACCTCGCCGATGTCATCCCCGGCCGGATCAGCAAGATCCCGGGCGTCGAGGGCACCGACACCCACGTGGCGTTCCGTACGTACTCCCAGCACGACCTGGAAGCGGCCTTCGCCATCGGCCTCGACGCGTAG
- a CDS encoding rhomboid family intramembrane serine protease, with translation MIDGRQADRRTTAGRIRDAAASSGAPVTYGLIAVCGVIFLISPLSGFGGAAYGSEDALLAAQAGYFERWGVIPAELWQGSAHALITPFTALFVHGSWLHLLGNLLFLYVFGAMAEERMGRVRFALFYVGCGYVALVCYAAAHADSGQTLVGASGAISAVLGAFLHLFPRTRVTSLFPFLFFLPLRFPAWMVLVFWFGLQWAAAQGAGSGPGVAYLAHVAGFAAGFLCAWVSYGRRARVKVPATEGDSQP, from the coding sequence ATGATCGATGGGCGGCAGGCCGACCGGCGGACCACGGCGGGGAGGATCCGGGACGCGGCGGCGTCGAGCGGCGCTCCGGTCACGTACGGACTGATCGCCGTCTGCGGGGTGATCTTCCTGATCAGCCCGCTCTCCGGGTTCGGCGGCGCCGCCTACGGGAGCGAGGATGCGCTGCTCGCCGCGCAGGCCGGGTACTTCGAGCGGTGGGGAGTGATCCCCGCCGAGCTGTGGCAGGGGTCCGCGCATGCGCTGATCACACCGTTCACCGCGCTGTTCGTGCACGGCAGCTGGCTGCACCTGCTGGGGAACCTGCTGTTCCTGTACGTGTTCGGCGCGATGGCCGAGGAGCGCATGGGCCGGGTGCGGTTCGCCCTGTTCTACGTGGGCTGCGGCTATGTCGCGCTGGTCTGCTACGCGGCGGCGCACGCGGACTCCGGGCAGACGCTGGTGGGGGCGTCGGGGGCGATCTCCGCGGTGCTCGGCGCGTTCCTCCACCTGTTCCCCAGGACCCGGGTGACCAGCCTGTTCCCGTTCCTCTTCTTCCTGCCGCTGCGCTTCCCCGCCTGGATGGTGCTGGTCTTCTGGTTCGGGCTCCAGTGGGCGGCCGCGCAGGGCGCGGGCAGCGGTCCCGGGGTGGCGTACCTGGCGCATGTGGCGGGCTTCGCGGCCGGATTCCTGTGCGCCTGGGTGAGTTATGGGCGGAGAGCTAGAGTGAAGGTTCCAGCCACCGAGGGAGACAGCCAGCCGTGA
- a CDS encoding NYN domain-containing protein: MDQPTSGAGPADEADGGAEVLGRPLPEGVRRRVIALVSDAFGGLTVSELPAQLRQYARFTPTRRAKFAGNAMAAALESDALFRQRIGERLGQSQPELTGALEAGSPPAAADPLDVAAAAYVLRPVGWVKLVESAGEEVQRADAERADEETRRELEHLREELERARAHTRAETERLRTELEAARKEAESLHRKLRSALSEVKRGEAALRRGAAEADTARADSAAQLSAAESESRRLKGRLGEAEAALEASRRAAREGRSVEDMRLRLLLDTVLDAASGLRRELALPPATTRPADTVDAVEPGRMSPKDIAARALSETDPALLDQLLALPQAHLIVDGYNVTKTGYPQMPLEKQRLRLLGGLSVLAAQTGAEMTCVFDGAELAAPVLLAPPRGVRVLFSKAGVTADELIRQLARAEPPGRPVVVVSTDREVADGVAKAGARPVASVLLLKRLSRV, from the coding sequence GTGGATCAGCCGACCAGCGGCGCCGGACCGGCCGATGAGGCCGACGGCGGTGCGGAGGTGCTCGGCCGTCCGCTGCCCGAGGGTGTGCGACGGCGGGTGATCGCGCTGGTCTCGGACGCCTTCGGTGGCCTGACCGTCTCCGAACTGCCCGCCCAGCTACGACAGTACGCCCGGTTCACCCCGACCCGGCGGGCGAAGTTCGCGGGGAACGCGATGGCCGCCGCCCTCGAGAGCGACGCCCTCTTCCGGCAGCGCATCGGAGAGCGGCTCGGCCAGTCCCAGCCCGAGCTGACCGGCGCGCTGGAGGCGGGTTCGCCGCCCGCCGCCGCCGATCCCCTCGATGTGGCCGCGGCCGCCTACGTGCTGCGCCCGGTCGGCTGGGTCAAGCTGGTCGAATCGGCCGGCGAGGAGGTCCAGCGCGCCGACGCGGAACGGGCCGACGAGGAGACCCGGCGCGAACTGGAGCACCTGCGCGAGGAGCTGGAGCGGGCCCGCGCCCACACCCGCGCCGAGACCGAGCGGCTGCGCACCGAGCTGGAGGCGGCCCGCAAGGAGGCCGAGTCGCTGCACCGCAAGCTGCGCAGCGCGCTGAGCGAGGTGAAGCGCGGCGAGGCCGCCCTGCGCCGCGGCGCCGCCGAGGCCGACACCGCACGTGCCGATTCGGCCGCCCAGCTCTCCGCCGCGGAGAGCGAGTCGCGCCGGCTCAAGGGGCGGCTGGGGGAGGCCGAGGCGGCCCTGGAGGCCAGCCGCCGGGCCGCGCGTGAGGGCCGCTCGGTGGAGGACATGCGGCTGCGGCTGCTCCTGGACACCGTGCTGGACGCGGCCTCGGGGCTGCGGCGGGAGCTGGCGCTTCCCCCGGCGACGACACGTCCCGCCGACACCGTGGACGCGGTGGAGCCCGGCCGGATGTCACCCAAGGACATTGCGGCCAGGGCCCTTTCGGAGACCGATCCGGCGCTGCTGGACCAGCTGCTGGCGCTGCCACAGGCCCACCTCATCGTGGACGGCTACAACGTCACCAAGACCGGCTATCCCCAGATGCCGCTGGAGAAGCAGCGGTTGCGGCTGCTGGGCGGGCTCTCGGTGCTCGCGGCGCAGACCGGCGCCGAGATGACCTGCGTCTTCGACGGGGCCGAACTGGCCGCCCCGGTGCTGCTGGCCCCGCCCCGGGGCGTACGGGTGCTGTTCAGCAAGGCCGGGGTCACGGCGGACGAGCTGATCCGCCAACTGGCCCGCGCGGAACCGCCGGGGCGGCCCGTGGTGGTCGTCTCCACCGACCGGGAGGTGGCGGACGGCGTGGCCAAGGCCGGTGCGCGACCGGTCGCGTCCGTCTTGCTCCTCAAGCGCCTTTCGCGCGTCTAG
- a CDS encoding C40 family peptidase: MASHRRPKQPSRTRVTVLTATAAAAVALTSQAAHADPKPSKSEVKAKVDDLYHEAEAATEKYNGAKEQQDNLKKEVDALQDKVARGQAELNTLRTELGSIATAQYRSGGIDPSVALFLASDPDSFLDQASALDQLTVKQTESLQKIQSKQRTLAQQRKEAQDKLGDLADVRKALGENKKKYQGKLADAQQLLNTLTQAERAKIKKDEQRASRAAGDRVELGNESPASGRGAAALAAAATQIGKPYVSGGSGPNSYDCSGLTQWAFAQAGVSITRTTFTQHNDGTKIGRSQLKPGDLVFFNNLAHVGFYAGNNQILHAPKPGTNVRYESMDYMGTFQFGVRI, from the coding sequence GTGGCGTCCCACCGTCGTCCCAAGCAGCCGAGCCGCACCCGCGTGACCGTGCTCACCGCGACCGCCGCCGCGGCCGTGGCCCTGACCTCCCAGGCCGCCCACGCCGACCCCAAGCCGAGCAAGAGCGAAGTCAAGGCGAAGGTCGACGATCTCTACCACGAGGCCGAGGCGGCCACCGAGAAGTACAACGGGGCCAAGGAGCAGCAGGACAACCTGAAGAAGGAAGTCGACGCGCTCCAGGACAAGGTCGCCCGCGGCCAGGCCGAGCTCAACACGCTGCGCACCGAACTCGGTTCGATCGCCACCGCGCAGTACCGCTCCGGTGGCATCGACCCCTCCGTGGCCCTCTTCCTCGCCTCGGACCCGGACAGCTTCCTCGACCAGGCCTCCGCGCTCGACCAGCTGACGGTCAAGCAGACGGAGTCGCTGCAGAAGATCCAGTCCAAGCAGCGCACCCTCGCCCAGCAGCGCAAGGAAGCCCAGGACAAGCTCGGCGACCTCGCCGACGTCCGCAAGGCGCTCGGCGAGAACAAGAAGAAGTACCAGGGCAAACTGGCCGACGCCCAGCAGCTGCTCAACACGCTGACCCAGGCCGAACGCGCCAAGATCAAGAAGGACGAGCAGCGCGCCAGCCGCGCCGCCGGAGACCGGGTCGAACTCGGCAACGAGTCCCCCGCGTCCGGCCGTGGAGCCGCCGCCCTGGCCGCCGCCGCCACGCAGATCGGCAAGCCGTACGTCTCCGGCGGCTCGGGCCCCAACTCGTACGACTGCTCCGGGCTGACCCAGTGGGCCTTCGCCCAGGCCGGCGTCTCCATCACCCGGACCACGTTCACCCAGCACAACGACGGCACGAAGATCGGCCGCAGCCAGCTCAAGCCGGGCGACCTGGTCTTCTTCAACAACCTGGCGCACGTCGGCTTCTACGCCGGCAACAACCAGATCCTGCACGCCCCGAAGCCGGGCACCAACGTCCGCTACGAGTCGATGGACTACATGGGCACCTTCCAGTTCGGCGTCCGCATCTGA
- a CDS encoding C40 family peptidase — MVSHRRSTQSGFTRGVRTTVISAAAATAAATLTGAPASADPQDTRESAKAAVDRLYGEAEQATERYNEAGERVDRLRGEADRAQDATARSQERVNRMRDALGAMAGAQYRAGSIDPALALLLSADPDTYLERAAALDRAGARQAMTLDKLRHAQRKLAQTRAETTRALTELERNRAAVTRHKRAVESKLREARRLLDSLPPEERADFERASRSGREGLPDLSGVAPGSGRAMSAVAAAHQALGRPYVWGANGPSGFDCSGLMQWAYAQAGVSLPRTSQAQRYAGRMVPLSQALPGDLVAYRADASHIGMYVGNGQVIHAPYPGAPVRYDPVGMMPVSSVTRI, encoded by the coding sequence GTGGTGTCCCATCGCCGTTCCACACAGTCCGGCTTCACCAGAGGCGTCCGGACCACGGTCATCTCGGCGGCCGCCGCCACCGCGGCCGCGACGCTGACCGGGGCCCCGGCGAGCGCCGACCCGCAGGACACCCGGGAGAGTGCCAAGGCCGCCGTCGACCGCCTCTACGGTGAGGCCGAGCAGGCCACCGAGCGCTACAACGAGGCCGGGGAGCGCGTGGACCGGTTGCGCGGCGAGGCGGACCGCGCCCAGGACGCCACGGCCCGGAGCCAGGAGCGGGTCAACCGGATGCGCGACGCGCTCGGCGCGATGGCGGGCGCGCAGTACCGCGCCGGCTCCATCGACCCGGCGCTCGCCCTGCTGCTCTCCGCCGACCCGGACACCTACCTGGAGCGGGCCGCCGCCCTCGACCGGGCCGGCGCCCGCCAGGCGATGACCCTGGACAAGCTGCGGCACGCGCAGCGGAAGCTCGCCCAGACCCGTGCGGAGACCACCCGCGCCCTGACCGAGCTGGAGCGCAACCGGGCCGCCGTCACCCGCCACAAGCGCGCCGTCGAGTCCAAGCTCCGCGAGGCCCGCCGGCTGCTGGACTCGCTGCCGCCGGAGGAACGCGCCGACTTCGAACGGGCCTCGCGCTCCGGCCGCGAGGGGCTGCCCGACCTCTCCGGCGTCGCCCCCGGTTCGGGCCGCGCGATGTCCGCCGTGGCCGCCGCCCACCAGGCGCTCGGCAGACCCTACGTCTGGGGCGCCAACGGGCCCTCCGGATTCGACTGTTCCGGCCTGATGCAGTGGGCCTACGCCCAGGCGGGGGTGAGCCTGCCCCGCACCTCCCAGGCCCAGCGCTACGCGGGCCGCATGGTGCCCCTCTCCCAGGCGCTCCCCGGTGACCTGGTCGCCTACCGCGCGGACGCCAGCCACATCGGCATGTACGTCGGCAACGGCCAGGTCATCCACGCCCCCTACCCGGGCGCCCCGGTCCGCTACGACCCGGTCGGCATGATGCCCGTCTCCTCGGTGACCCGGATCTGA
- a CDS encoding glycosyltransferase family 87 protein yields MTGREPIGAGPWPYVLWALTRAWLLACVFKVVTVPGPDVTVDVSVIYRSWYETLLTGTYPLDDVTWQYPPGAALAILSPALLPFLEYATAFFVLVLLCDALVLGLLLYAGRWPGIRAAGAWVWIAGVPLLGPTVYARYDLMVTAVAVAALLAGVRRPRALGVLAAFGALLKGWPALLLVGVRKGRPTRAAWTSAVLTAAGLAAAFALWMPGAFAFLAFQRDRGTEVESLGALVFHVARHFGWEGRVELRYGSLEFLGPHVGLVSTLALGLGVLALGWLLLWRLRARTFAAHTPAEAAFTAVLLCTVTSRVISPQYVVWLVGLAAVCLVFRGAAMTLPAVLVLVAAGVTLLEFPVGFGHVVASDAWGVALLLVRNGLLVAASLVAARRLWRSTVPGRPRVRGALPAGGGQPSRVAR; encoded by the coding sequence ATGACGGGACGGGAACCCATCGGCGCCGGGCCGTGGCCGTACGTGCTGTGGGCGCTGACCCGGGCCTGGCTGCTGGCCTGCGTGTTCAAGGTGGTCACCGTGCCCGGCCCGGACGTCACGGTGGACGTGTCGGTGATCTACCGGAGCTGGTACGAGACGCTGCTGACCGGCACGTATCCGCTGGACGACGTCACCTGGCAGTACCCGCCCGGGGCCGCCCTGGCGATCCTCTCCCCCGCCCTGCTGCCGTTCCTGGAGTACGCGACCGCGTTCTTCGTGCTGGTGCTGCTCTGCGACGCCCTGGTGCTGGGGCTGCTGCTGTATGCGGGGCGGTGGCCGGGCATAAGGGCGGCGGGAGCCTGGGTGTGGATCGCGGGAGTGCCGCTGCTGGGTCCGACGGTCTACGCCCGCTACGACCTGATGGTGACGGCGGTCGCGGTGGCGGCGCTGCTGGCGGGGGTGCGCCGGCCCCGTGCGCTCGGGGTGCTGGCGGCGTTCGGGGCGCTGCTGAAGGGGTGGCCCGCGCTGCTGCTCGTCGGGGTGCGCAAAGGGCGTCCGACGCGGGCCGCGTGGACGTCGGCGGTGCTGACGGCGGCGGGGCTCGCGGCGGCGTTCGCGCTGTGGATGCCGGGGGCGTTCGCGTTCCTGGCCTTCCAGCGGGACCGGGGCACCGAGGTCGAGTCGCTGGGGGCGCTGGTCTTCCACGTGGCGCGGCACTTCGGCTGGGAGGGACGGGTGGAGCTGCGCTACGGCTCGCTGGAGTTCCTCGGCCCGCATGTGGGCCTGGTGTCGACGCTGGCGCTGGGGCTCGGGGTCCTGGCGCTGGGCTGGCTGCTGCTGTGGCGGCTGCGGGCCCGGACGTTCGCCGCGCACACCCCGGCCGAGGCGGCGTTCACCGCGGTGCTGCTGTGCACGGTCACCAGCCGGGTGATCAGCCCGCAGTACGTGGTGTGGCTGGTCGGGCTGGCGGCGGTGTGCCTGGTGTTCCGGGGGGCGGCGATGACGCTTCCGGCCGTGCTGGTGCTGGTGGCGGCGGGGGTGACGCTGCTGGAGTTCCCGGTCGGCTTCGGCCATGTGGTGGCGAGCGACGCGTGGGGCGTGGCGCTCCTTCTCGTACGGAACGGGCTGCTGGTGGCGGCCTCGCTGGTCGCGGCGCGGCGGCTGTGGCGGTCGACGGTGCCGGGGAGACCGCGTGTCCGGGGTGCTCTTCCCGCGGGCGGGGGTCAGCCGAGCCGGGTGGCGAGGTAG
- a CDS encoding glycosyltransferase family 4 protein, which produces MDKTLIVTNDFPPRPGGIQAFLHNMALRLDPDRVVVYASTWKRGEEGAAATAAFDAEQPFPVVRDRTTMLLPTPRVTNQATGLLREHGCTSVWFGAAAPLGLMAPALRRAGARRLVATTHGHEAGWAQLPASRQLLRRIGDATDTITYLGEYTRSRIAGALTPEAAGRMVQLPPGVDENTFHPASGGDRVRARLGLSDRPVVVCVSRLVPRKGQDTLILAMPAILARIPDAVLLIVGGGPYAKDLERLAAQTGVQDSVRFTGPVPWAELPAHYGAGDVFAMPCRTRRRGLDVEGLGIVYLEASATGLPVVAGDSGGAPDAVLDGETGWVVRGGSAEESADRIVTLLGDPELRQRMGERGRAWVEEKWRWDLLAEKLKTLL; this is translated from the coding sequence ATGGACAAGACCTTGATCGTGACCAACGACTTCCCGCCCCGCCCCGGTGGCATCCAGGCGTTCCTGCACAACATGGCGCTGCGCCTGGATCCCGACCGGGTCGTCGTCTACGCCTCCACCTGGAAGCGCGGTGAGGAGGGCGCGGCGGCCACCGCCGCCTTCGACGCCGAGCAGCCGTTCCCCGTGGTCCGCGACCGGACGACGATGCTGCTGCCGACTCCGCGCGTCACCAACCAAGCCACCGGTCTGCTGCGCGAACACGGCTGCACCTCCGTCTGGTTCGGCGCCGCCGCCCCGCTCGGCCTGATGGCCCCCGCGCTGCGCCGCGCGGGCGCCCGGCGCCTCGTCGCCACCACCCACGGCCACGAGGCCGGCTGGGCGCAACTGCCCGCCTCCCGACAGCTGCTGCGCCGGATCGGCGATGCCACGGACACGATCACCTACCTCGGTGAGTACACCCGCTCCCGGATCGCCGGGGCCCTCACCCCCGAGGCCGCCGGGCGCATGGTCCAACTGCCGCCCGGCGTCGACGAGAACACCTTCCACCCGGCGTCCGGCGGCGACCGGGTCCGGGCCCGTCTCGGGCTCTCGGACCGCCCCGTGGTCGTCTGCGTCTCCCGCCTGGTGCCCCGCAAGGGCCAGGACACGCTGATCCTCGCCATGCCCGCGATCCTCGCGCGGATCCCGGACGCGGTGCTGCTGATCGTCGGCGGCGGACCGTACGCCAAGGACCTGGAGCGGCTCGCGGCCCAGACCGGGGTCCAGGACTCGGTGCGCTTCACCGGACCGGTGCCCTGGGCCGAGCTGCCCGCGCACTACGGGGCCGGGGACGTCTTCGCGATGCCCTGCCGCACCCGGCGGCGGGGGCTCGACGTGGAGGGCCTCGGGATCGTCTACCTGGAGGCGTCCGCGACCGGGCTGCCCGTGGTGGCAGGCGACTCGGGCGGCGCCCCGGACGCGGTGCTCGACGGCGAGACCGGGTGGGTGGTGCGCGGCGGCAGCGCCGAGGAGTCGGCGGACCGGATCGTGACGCTGCTCGGCGACCCGGAGCTGCGGCAGCGGATGGGGGAGCGGGGCCGGGCCTGGGTCGAGGAGAAGTGGCGCTGGGACCTGCTGGCGGAGAAGCTCAAGACCCTGCTGTGA
- a CDS encoding AMP-dependent synthetase/ligase, which produces MREFSLPALYEVPTDGNLTDLIRRNAAQHPEVAVMSRKVAGVWTDVSATRFLAEVRAAAKGLIASGVQPGDRVALMSRTRYEWVLLDFAIWSAGAVTVPVYETSSAEQVQWILGDSGAVAVLVESDAHAASVASVRDALPELEHVWQIDAGAVDALGRAGAEVSEETMDLRTRSAKADDPATIVYTSGTTGRPKGCVLTHRSFFAECGNVVERLKPLFRTGECSVLLFLPAAHVFGRLVEVASVMAPIKLGCVPDIKNLTDELASFRPTLILGVPRVFEKVYNAARAKAQADGKGKIFDRAADTAIAYSRALSTPQGPALGLRLKHKLFDKLVFGKLRAVLGGRGEYAISGGAPLGERLGHFYRGIGFTVLEGYGLTETCAATAFNPWDRPKIGTVGQPLPGSVVRIADDGEVLLHGEHLFTGYWNNESASAEALADGWFHTGDIGTLDEDGYLAITGRKKEIIVTAGGKNVAPAVIEDRIRAHALVAECMVVGDGRPFVGALVTLDEEFLSRWAEENGKPAGSTALSLREDAELLAEVQRAVDDGNAAVSKAESVRRFRILPAQFTEEAGHITPSLKLKRNVVAKDFADEVESIYRS; this is translated from the coding sequence TTGCGCGAGTTCAGCCTTCCGGCCCTGTACGAGGTCCCGACGGACGGCAACCTGACGGATCTCATCCGCCGCAATGCCGCTCAGCATCCCGAAGTCGCGGTGATGAGCCGCAAGGTGGCCGGCGTCTGGACGGACGTCAGTGCCACGCGGTTCCTGGCCGAGGTGAGAGCCGCCGCCAAAGGTCTGATCGCCTCGGGCGTGCAGCCCGGCGACCGGGTCGCCCTGATGTCGCGCACCCGTTACGAGTGGGTGCTGCTGGACTTCGCGATCTGGAGCGCGGGCGCGGTGACCGTGCCGGTGTACGAGACCAGCTCCGCCGAACAGGTGCAGTGGATCCTCGGTGACTCCGGGGCGGTGGCGGTGCTCGTGGAGAGCGACGCGCACGCCGCCTCCGTGGCCTCCGTCCGGGACGCGCTGCCGGAGCTGGAGCACGTCTGGCAGATCGACGCGGGCGCGGTGGACGCGCTGGGCAGGGCCGGGGCCGAGGTCTCGGAGGAGACCATGGACCTGCGCACGCGCAGCGCCAAGGCCGACGACCCGGCGACGATCGTCTACACCTCGGGCACCACGGGCCGCCCCAAGGGCTGTGTGCTCACCCACCGCAGCTTCTTCGCGGAGTGCGGCAACGTGGTGGAGCGGCTGAAGCCCCTCTTCCGTACGGGCGAGTGCTCGGTGCTGTTGTTCCTGCCCGCCGCGCACGTCTTCGGCCGGCTGGTCGAGGTGGCCTCGGTGATGGCCCCGATCAAGCTCGGCTGTGTGCCGGACATCAAGAACCTCACGGACGAGCTGGCCTCGTTCCGGCCGACGCTGATCCTGGGCGTGCCCCGGGTCTTCGAGAAGGTCTACAACGCGGCGCGCGCCAAGGCTCAGGCCGACGGCAAGGGCAAGATCTTCGACCGGGCGGCCGACACGGCGATCGCCTACAGCCGGGCGCTGAGCACCCCGCAGGGTCCCGCGCTGGGGCTGAGGCTCAAGCACAAGCTCTTCGACAAGCTGGTCTTCGGCAAGCTCCGCGCCGTCCTCGGCGGCCGGGGCGAGTACGCGATCTCGGGCGGCGCTCCGCTGGGCGAGCGGCTCGGCCACTTCTACCGGGGCATCGGCTTCACGGTCCTGGAGGGCTACGGCCTGACGGAGACCTGCGCGGCGACCGCGTTCAACCCGTGGGACCGGCCGAAGATCGGCACGGTCGGCCAGCCGCTGCCCGGTTCGGTCGTGCGGATCGCGGACGACGGCGAGGTGCTGCTGCACGGCGAGCACCTGTTCACCGGTTACTGGAACAACGAGTCGGCCTCGGCCGAGGCGCTGGCCGACGGCTGGTTCCACACCGGGGACATCGGCACGCTCGACGAGGACGGCTACCTCGCGATCACCGGCCGCAAGAAGGAGATCATCGTGACGGCGGGCGGCAAGAACGTCGCCCCCGCGGTGATCGAGGACCGCATCCGCGCGCACGCCCTGGTCGCGGAGTGCATGGTGGTCGGCGACGGCCGTCCGTTCGTCGGCGCGCTGGTCACGCTGGACGAGGAGTTCCTGAGCCGCTGGGCCGAGGAGAACGGCAAGCCGGCCGGCTCGACGGCCCTGTCGCTGCGCGAGGACGCGGAGCTGCTGGCCGAGGTGCAGCGGGCGGTGGACGACGGGAACGCGGCGGTCTCCAAGGCCGAATCCGTGCGCAGGTTCCGTATCCTGCCGGCCCAGTTCACCGAGGAGGCGGGCCACATCACGCCGTCGCTGAAGCTGAAGCGGAACGTGGTGGCGAAGGACTTCGCGGACGAGGTGGAGTCGATCTACCGCTCCTGA